The stretch of DNA TTTGGGCTTCGCTGAATCAGATTTGGCAGCGGTCTTTGTTGAATCCGTACCAGCAGGCTTTGTGCCAGCCTTAGTTGCATCTGCACCAGCAGGCTTTGTGCCAGTCTTAGTTGCATCTGCACCAGCGGGCTTTGCGCCAGCCTTGGTTGCATCTGCACCAGCAGGCTTTGCGCCAGCCTTGGTTGCATCTGCACCAGCAGGCTTTGCGCCAGTCTTGGTTGCATCCGTGGTTGCTGCTTTGCCACCTCTGTTGGCGTCAGCGCTGAACACAGAACTGCAACACACAGAAACTGTTGCCGCAAGCACTACTGCTCCGAGTGCAGCTTGTTTCAGATTTGCCAGGGAATATCGATTGCTAACCACAGTAAAGAAATAGTACCGCAAAGCGGTTCAGTATACACTCTCCCGCTCCCCAAATAATGACAATCAGTGTCGCGTGGATCCCACAGTGTCTGAACTTTTAGCCGCGTCGACTGGAGACGCCTCGGATCGATTAAATAGATGAAGCAGCCACTTTTGGAAATCGTCGACATAGGTAAACACCACTGGAATGACGACAAGTGTGAGCAGTGTGGAGGTGATTAAACCACCGATCACTGAAATTGCCATCGGTGCCCTGGCCTCCGAACCGGCTCCGATCCCCATCGCGATCGGCAACATTCCGGCAATCATGGCAATGGTGGTCATCAAAATAGGACGCATACGAGTTTCACCGGCTCGTATAATCGCTTGCTGTCGCGGCACGCCCTTCTTTATTTCCATCAATGCGTATTCGACCAGCAGAATTGCGTTCTTAGTGACCAGCCCCATCAACATGGTTATACCTATGAGGGCATAGAGACCCACTGATTGATTGAAAAGAACCAGACCCATAAGCGCACCACACAAAGACAACGGCAACGACATCATGATCACCAGCGGATGCAAGAAACCGCCAAACAAAACAATCAGCACAGCATAAATCAACAGTATAGCCGCACCAATAGCAGTGCCGAAACCAGCGAACACATCCCTTTGGATTTCAGCATCGCCCAACGGCTGCTCCTTAACCGACTCGGGCATACCTTTGAAAGCCGGTAATTCATGCACCTTTTTCAAAGCTTCGCCTAGCGTTACATTGGCATCCAGACTGGATTCCAGAGTCACCTGGCGCTGACGGTCAAATCGATCCACTTGAAACGGTCCTGTTCCGAATTCAATTCTGGCAACGCTGTTCAATGGCAACAGTCGATTGCCTGTGCCGAGCACCTGAAGGTGGCCAATCGTTTGTAAGTCATTTCTGTAACGAGGATCAAGTTGAACACGAATATTGATTTGCCGGTCGCTCAAGTTGAATTTCGCCAGGTTGGCATCCGAATCGCCGAGCGTAGCAATTAAGGCCGTGCGGGCGATAGACTGCACCGATACGCCTTGCGCGGCAGCTTTGTCGAAATCAGGATGAACGAGAATCTCTGGTCGCAACAGGGCAGCGCTGGTCGTAACATCGCTCAAACCGGGAACGGTGCGCATCTGATCTTTGATTGCTTCAGCAGTCTGATTGAGAACGATCGGGTCCTGACTCGTAAGGGCCACACGCACCGGCTTGCCCCCCATACCTCCAGCCCGCGAGAATGTGAGCCTGACTCCAGCTACTGAAGTGATTTCGGACCTGAGCAGATCCTCGAAAGCCTGCTGCGAAATCTTGCGCTTAGTCTTATCGACCAGTGTTATGTAGAGCGTTGAAGTGTTGACAACGCCACCACCTGAGATACCACCGCCTCTTGTGGATGAAGGTGTGCCTATGAAGGCAACAACTTTCTTGACTTCAGGATGCTTATTTATTATCGCCGTCAATTTTTCTGAAGCAGCGCGGGTTTCAGCGATTTCAGAACCAGGAGCCAGTTCGACATTCAAAATCAGTTCGCCACGATCCACATTAGAAATGAGCGACGTAGGCATGGAACGGAACAGAACAATGCTGAACACAAACAACACAATGGCACCAGCCACGGTGATAACTCGATGCCGCAACGCCCAGAGCAACATACGATCGTAAAAACGGGTCATTTTGCTGGACCCGGCTCTGGTCTCATCGTGCCCATCTTTCATCATGTAAGCAGCCATCATCGGCGTGATCATGCGAGCTACTAATAGCGAAAACAATACAGCCACAGTTACCGTCAAACCAAACTGCTTGAAAAATTGTCCTGGAATTCCGCCCATGAATGCTACGGGGACGAAGACTACGACGATAGTCATAGTCGTAGCAATCACAGCCATGCCAATTTCTTCGGCAGCTTCAATAGCAGCTGTAAAAGGTGGCTTGCCCATCTTCAAGTGACGAACGATATTCTCAATTTCAACAATCGCATCATCGACGAGGATGCCGATTACGAGAGCCAGACCCAGCATAGACATTCCATTGAGAGTAAAATTCGCCCATTGCATAACAGCAAAAGTTGGAATAATGGAAAGCGGAATGGCAAGACCAGAAATGAAGGTTGCCCGCCAATCTCGCAAAAACAGCCAGATCACGATAACGGCAAGAAGAGCCCCCAGCACCAGAGAATCGAGCGATGCGTGATAGGACTCCTCTACATACTTTCCATTCGATCTGATTTTTGTGAACTTAACGCCGGGAATAGACTTCTCAAGCTCACTGATTTTCTTGTCCACACCGCGCTCGACATCAACAATATTGCTGCCGGTGCTGCGCACCACTGAAAAAGCCACAACCGGTTTGCCGTTAAGCAAAGCCATCTGCCGCACTTCCGAAGTGCCGTCAGTAACTTGACCGAGCGTATCGAGACGAGCGTGCTTGCCATTCGGCAAAACAATTTCCATCGCCCCCAGTTGCTGAACCGTCATAGCACTGCCAAGAGTACGAATAGATTGTTCAGCAGAACCGACTTTGCCGCGTCCACCCGGCAGATCGATATTCAAGGCACGAATTTGCATGTTCACAAGATCAGCGGTTATCCCAACAGCCTGCAATCGAGTCGGATCGAGATTTACTTGAATTTCGCGCTCAACACCACCCGAGCGCTGCACCTGACCCACGCCGGAGACGGAGAGGAGCGCACGTGACACATCGTTATCGATAAGCCAGCTCAACTGACCGGCATTCATGTTGTCTGCAGCAATGGTGTAAGTGACAAAAGGACCGCCAACCCAATCGAGACGTTGAATGATTGGTTCATTGATCTGTTGGGGTAAATTCTGCCGAATCTTCGCGACAGCATCTCGCACGTCATTGACTGCGCGATCGGTGTTGGTGCCAAGCACGAATTCGATGCTGGTGGTACTTGATCCATCCGACACTATAGAGGTTATATGTTTGATGTTTCCAATGCCCGCAACAGCATCCTCAATCTTCCTGGTCACCTGAGTTTCCAGTTCAGTAGGCGCAGCACCAAGCTGTGTTACGGTCACTGATGCAATCGGCACATCAATGTTCGGATTCTCATCGATTCCCAGACCAACAAACGCCACTGCCCCCATAACAGTGAGCACCAGAAACAACACAATGGTTGGAACGGGATTTTTGATTGACCATGTCGATAAATTCCAACTGCTCATCTTTTGATTCCAAATCTTCTAAATTGCTTCGACTGCCTTAATTAGCCACGCCAACACGCACATAGTCACCATCTTTGACAAAGCCAGATCCTTTGACGATGACAGTATCTGACGGCGTCAATCCATCGAGGACTTCAACAAGGTTGGCGTTGCGGTTACCTGTTTTAACGATATGACTCTGCGCCTGGTTTTCCTGATTTAAAACCAGTACGAACGACTCATCGTTTTTTGTCAAAACAGCTTGACTCGGCACGGTCAACACCTGGCTGTCTCCAACGCGAATATCGCCCCGCACGAAATTGCCTGGTTTAAAACCGGCAGAAGAAGGCACATCAATGCGCACAGTACCAAGCCGTGTCTCCAGATCGATGAGCGGGCTTATTTCTCTGATTACTGCTTTAATTTCGTGACTGTGAGCACTGTCAGTGATATCTACTTCCATGCCCGGGCTGAGCTTGGCTAGCTCTTCTTCGGAAACCTGAGCCCGCAGTTCGAGCCTATTGTCGCGAACAATCGAAAACATCGACTTGCTCGTGGAAGCTATATCACCAAGGTGAGCATCACGCTTCATGATCAGACCATCGACCGGAGAGCGAATTATGGTTTGAGCGATTTGCGCTTCCAACTGTCTAACGGTCGCTTGCGAAGCAGCAACATTCGCGCGAGACATCAGTATGTCTTCACGCCGCCCGCCCACAGCAGCCATGTGATAGCGCTGAACGGCTTGCGAATGCAGAAATTCTGCAGCCCGAACTCGCTGCTCTGCACTGCGAACATCAGCATCTGCCAGTTTAGCGTCGGTATCTCGGTTGCCCGCATCCTGCGCACTGACGGCGCCCTGTCGAGCAAGATCCGAATAACGTCGGGAATTTTCGAGAGCATTGTGCAGATTCGCTTGCGCACGCTTCAGACCGGCACGCTCCTGCGCAACGCTTGCTTCAGCCTGCGACATCGCATCACGCAACGCGTTGATATCCTCAACGCGATTCGGTTGAATTGCCTTTGCCAACGCGGCCTGGTTGACTTCCAGACGGGCTTTCTCTTGATCTAGTTGCGCCTGCAAAACGGATGAATCAAGCCGAGCCAAAACCTGGCCTTTTTTCACGACCTGCCCTTCATCCACCAGGATAGATTGGATGCTCAGTCCGCTAACTTGTGAGCCGATAGTCAGCGGGTCCCACGGCCAGATCGTGCCATTTACTTTCACGACACGCGGCATCGCCTTAAGCGCCGCTCTTTCTGCAGTCACGGTGAGCACTGGAACTTTACTTTTTGCCACTGGTGCCGGTGCCTTTTTAAACGCGGCAAAGCCAACGGCAACACCAATTATGAGGATGATCACAAGTCCGATTACGAGAGCCATCTTTTTCCCAGGAGAGCTTACGGAAATTGCCCTCATACCGGCCTTTAGATCTGGTGTCAATGACGATGGCAAGCCCGGAATGTCGCCAGACTTCACTGTGGAGGAATTAGAAACATCCGCCCGCTCGTCATGTTTAGTTGCAGTGGTATCAAATTCCATTCCTGAGATCCCCGTTTCGATCAATGAGTAAACCGTTGAAAACAACATCTAGAATGTCGTCTGTTTGAGCTTCGAGCGACTCGTGGCGCCCCGTGAAATAGTTGGAAAACATGGTGCCGTAAACGAGATTGCTGAGAACATCGGTGACTCGTTTAACCGGCACGCTGCGCATGCGTCCCGCCCGAATCGGCTCAGAAATAAGGGCTTCCCAGGGATCGTCCTCGCTTTTTTCGCATTGAAAGAAATACGTATGTTTGTTTCGATCTCTAAATTCAGCTCTTTCCTGAATGATCAATTCAACCAGCTCAGGATGAGCATCAAAAAACGCGAAGAATGCTCGTATGGCAGCTCCGATCGTCTGCAGCGGATCGTCGGATTCCGTCAAACTGTTCATCACCTGCGCGCCCAGGCGATTACGCCCATGGTCGACACAGGCAAGAAACAATTCCTTCTTGCTCGGGAAGTAGCGATAAAGCGTGCCTTTGGCCACTCCCAGGACGTCGGCGACTTCCTGCAAGTCTGCGTTCTGGTAACCTTCGCTGGCAAAAACTCTAGTCGCGACCTCTAATATCTCTTCCTGGCGCCGGGCGGCCAGTGAGTCGTCTTTAGGTCGTCCAGGCGCCCGCTTGGGTGCTGCGAGCTGGGCTGACTTATTCATTGCGGCTCTCTTCCTTACCTTAAGCGAATTAAATGACTGACGGGTCAGTCAACTAAATCATAACAGAACCTTGTCAACTCAGCTTGAATTTTTCGAGAGTGTCGAAAATATTCGAACCTCGTATAGACACGCGAACGGCACCTTATATTTTTCAACTTCGCAGGGGGTATTTGCGATGGGCGACGGCTTTGACAACAGCCTGGAAAGCAGTTCGAGACAAGCGGCGACAAACAATGACAGTTACTGGCAAAACATCGCCCGCAACGCTCAACAAAGCATGGTTCGCAACGCGATAGTACCAGCGGCCCCGTGGCTGCCGTCCTATGCTGCAATTGAGTCGGCAAGAGCTTATTCACCAACCACGCCAAGCGAAAATTTTCGACCACAGGACAGTCAGGCGAGGCCTGATTCCGCACAGAATCCACTCGGCATGCTGCAGGCAGCCGAAGCAAGCCTTGCACAAAACGGTATGACCGCTGACACAAAGAAGCTTTACCAAAATGCGATTGCTGCTGCTGACGCCAGCTACGATACCCAGAATGCCACGGTTCTCAAAACACTTACCGATGTTCTAACCACGGGCAAAAAAATGGACGGCTCAGATGTCACACCAGATGAGCGATTCAGAGGTCACCAGATTCTTGATCAAACGCTAAAGAATGCACAACTAGGTGTGCAATTCAGATTCCTTTACGCAGCAACGTTGCTGCAGACCAGACAATTCGCGACCTGCGAAGCGACTCTAAAAGATGCAATCAACGCATCGGACCGCATGCCTCAAAACGTAGTAAAGCCGGCGCAAGAATTGTTGCAACGAGACCTTTCCAACCCGTCACTGAGTCGTGAACAACAGCTTATGTTGGAAGAACTGCAGAAGGACTATGTCGGTGAAAAAACGTTTCAACGACCGGGTTTTGGGTATCTTCCAGCGCTGACGAGAATTGAAGCCGCATCATTCTATGTGAGTGCGCAGCCACGAGATGAAGACAAAAAGCAAAATGGCGTGCTCAAGCCAGAGCGGGCGCTGTCCATGCTTGATTCAGCCAAAGCAGTTTACCAACAGAATCTGCACGTCGATGTATCAGTTAAGGGAACAGACCCACTGTTTGATGCTGTATCGGCAACGGCAAAACGAATGCTGCCGGAGAATTTGAAAAAGGAAAAAGCATCCGCAGATGGATTTTGGTCCGACAATCTTCTTGATTTTGCAGTAGGTGCGGCTGCTTTCGGTGTCGCAGCTGTCACTAAAGTCAATCCGAGCATGTTAAGCGCGGCCGGAAAAGTTTTAATGGCAGGAACAATGGTCAGTGGCGCTACAGTTGCAAGACATTACGGACATGAGCTGTTAACCGGCGATTCAGAAACATGGCTGAATAGCACCATACACGGTGCAGCATCCGTTGCCGAAATCGGAATTATTGCCGGTGTGAAAGGCAAGTTAACAGATGTCTTCTTCAAAGGAGCAACTGCAGATGCGGCGCTACTGCGAGTCGCTGAAGTGCGAGGCACAGAAGGTGCGCTTACCTCTGGAGCACTCAAAGAGTTGTATACAGCCAATAAGTTGGCCATTCCAAAATCACTCTCGGCCATAGATTCAACAGCTCTCCTGGTTAAGGATGGAACTATCGTGAACTCAGTCGACCTTGGCTTAAACGCAGCCAAAAGCGCGGAGTTGACCAGATTAGCTCTGTCATCGCCATCATCGAACGTCCTGATTCAAGGTGCAAAATCAATAATAACTACGCCCTTAAATGTTGCCAGAGGTATTCCTGCAATCGTAAACCCAACTGAACTAAATCTAGCCACTGCCACCGCGGGTCAAATCGGCGCCCGAAGCACCCTGACCGGATTCGCTTCAGCACTGGCAGGAGCTGAGGGATACCAGGCAATCACGGCACTCGACAGAGCGTACAACGCCAACACAGGCGAGTTGATAAGCTACGGTGACTCGTTTAAAAACAAGATGCTGAGTTTCGAACCGCTGGTCGGCGCACTCTTTATTGCCCCGTACCTCAAACCCGGAATCATGCCCGTAAACTATTACAGTGAAGGTGCTGGACGAGTAAGAAATGCCTGGTCATCGGTCCGTAATATGTTCAGCCACTTAGGTCCATCTGGACACTTTGCACAATCGGAAAGTGCCATGAGCCGCGCTGCTGCTTCAACTGTACCGATGGCTGCAGGCAATCTAGTAATGTGGGATTCAGTATGGAATAGAGACGCAATAGTCCATGACTCGAAAGATTTGCTAGAGCAGCAAACAGGTCACTGAAATTCGTTGATTGCGCCGACTATGCGACATTTTGCGCGCAGCCGAGTTGGCGTGTTAAACTACTCCAATTAAATTTCCCGAGAACAAGCCGCGGCTTGGATTTCAAATGAGAAGACACACTCAGCGACGGTTCGCAGAGGAAGCAGCTCGATTCATGGCAGAAGGCTCAGAAGATGAGTATCTGCATGCCAAAGAACGAGCCATGATGATGCTTGGACTCACTGGTCAGACGCGGCTGCCATCGAATAAAAAGATTCGCGGCTGGGTTCGCCGTATTACAGAAGACGAACTTGGTCCGGACGAAGTCAAAAGACGTGTCAGAGAAATGCGCGAGATTGCACTGGCAATCATGACGGTAATCGAAGATTGCGATCCTCATCTGATTGGCAGCACGCTGTCGGGCGAGATTCGCTTGAGTTCGGACATCGACTTGCACGCATACAGTGACGATTTTGAAGAGCTGATCGATGCTCTACAAAAATGGGGCTACGAAGGAATTGAAACAGAACTGGTCGAAAACAGGAAAGGCTCTTTTGTGCATCTTAAGTGGATCGAGCAGGGATACCCGGTCGAGATTACCGTTTATCAATGGGCTGACCGCGATGTAGTGCAGATATCATCAGTGACCGGACGCCCGATGAAACGAGCTGACACTTATAAACTGCAAAATTTATTGCAGTGTTAATCAGACAGTCAGGTAGAATAGCTTGAACACTACAACCGAGAGGATGTCGCATGAAGTCGACAGGCAAATTCTATGTTTTTGTTGCCATTGCAGCTCCAACATTAGCTGGAATTGTTTTTGCCGCTCCCAGCCTGGCCGATGAGTATGCACAAGGTGCCGCTGCCTACTCAGCAGGAGACTTCTCCGGCGCGAAAACACACCTGATAAAAGCGACACAAGTCAAACCAAAGTCATGGCAGGCGCATTATCAACTTGCCAACACTTACATACAGTTGAAAGACTCTGCCAACGCAAAAATAAGTTATCAAAAATGCATTGCCAATAATCCTCCTGCGGATATTAAAACCAATTGCATGACTGCGCTTTCCTACATTGGAACGAATCCAAAGTTGACCGCTCCGGTGGCACCGACGCCACCAAGGCCAGTGCAGATGATTACACCAAAGCAAACGACGGCAAGTGATAGCACCTCAGACGAGTCATCAGAGCACGCAGGTAGTGCAGACCTGGAAGCGCGTCGAGCCAAAGTTATTGCTGATGGAGAAGCAGAAGTTGCCCGCATGAAGCAGCAAGAGAAGGAAAAGCAAGAAGAGGCTGAAGCCAACGCGAATCAGCGCTATATCTATCCGGATGGGACAGTTAAAACTTCGCTATCAACTGAGGAAATCGCACAGATGCAGCGTGAGATCGACCAGAAGGCAAGTCAGATTAGAGACCGCGCCAGACGGAAAGCTGAAGCACTAAGATAAAAGAACGTTTCACCGGTGATCCATTTTTTCATACGCTCGTCGCACCGTTGCATAAGAAACAGTTTGACCAGTGGCAGCGCTCAAATGCATGCTCGTGCACATTAGCATGTGACTCAAACCGTTGATCGAATCTAAACCGAGCCCTCTCAAATGCTTGAGAAAAGGTGTCATCGATGGCGTGTAGTTGGCATCGAATGCGATACCGTTGCCATTGAAAAGGTCAGCGCTCGTAATTGGTGATTTCTCGTCGGACTTTCCCAACCCAGTGCCATTGTAGAAATAGTCGAAGTCACGAAAGTCGCGGTTACCTTGAGCGGGGAATATTTCCAGCTCAATGGCACTGTTGTGTGACTGCAATATCTGCTTAAGCGCATTGGCGTCTCTTTCATTCAAATCAACCAGCCCAACTCGCTTCAAGTCTCCTGAAAGTTGAGTAGCCACGGCACTGCTGACACCACCGCAACCAAAAAACAACATCTTCTTCCCTTCGAAATCAAGTCCGTGAGCTTGGCCGGCACCCGAAACGAAAGCTTGTCCATCAAAGTTGTCTCCGTACAGGCGATTACCCCTTTTCAGAACAACATTGACCGCACCGCATCGTTTCGCCTGGAGACTAATTTCGTCAACAAAAGACTGCACAATTCGCTTAAAAGGGTCTGAAACCATGATTGAACCGAAGTTCTCTTCTTCTCGCAATGATTGAAAGAGTTCAGTCAAACAGTCACGAACGACTGAGTCGGATTCGATTCCTGCGCTTCCTACAAGTTCAAATGGAAGCAGGCGGGACGGAAGCCCCTCAAGGTTTTCGAGCGTCGCATAAAGCTCGAAGGTTCTCGATGAGCGAAGATAACCGGACAAAATGACATGAAATGGTTTCGATTCTCCGCGGAGTTTCGCTAACGAAGGTGCGAAATCGAGTGAATCATTAAATGGCATTCGGGGGTTTTTCCAGAAGAAAGAGGATTTTATCTAAAAATTGCTGCTTCTGCCACCAAAATTGGTGCAAACGCCGTAAGCCTGAACTACTTTGCCATTACGGTCATTCCCGAGCCCGATTTTAATAGCCTTCAGGGCCGGAAATTAGCCTTTTGACGG from Candidatus Melainabacteria bacterium encodes:
- a CDS encoding efflux RND transporter periplasmic adaptor subunit; amino-acid sequence: MLFSTVYSLIETGISGMEFDTTATKHDERADVSNSSTVKSGDIPGLPSSLTPDLKAGMRAISVSSPGKKMALVIGLVIILIIGVAVGFAAFKKAPAPVAKSKVPVLTVTAERAALKAMPRVVKVNGTIWPWDPLTIGSQVSGLSIQSILVDEGQVVKKGQVLARLDSSVLQAQLDQEKARLEVNQAALAKAIQPNRVEDINALRDAMSQAEASVAQERAGLKRAQANLHNALENSRRYSDLARQGAVSAQDAGNRDTDAKLADADVRSAEQRVRAAEFLHSQAVQRYHMAAVGGRREDILMSRANVAASQATVRQLEAQIAQTIIRSPVDGLIMKRDAHLGDIASTSKSMFSIVRDNRLELRAQVSEEELAKLSPGMEVDITDSAHSHEIKAVIREISPLIDLETRLGTVRIDVPSSAGFKPGNFVRGDIRVGDSQVLTVPSQAVLTKNDESFVLVLNQENQAQSHIVKTGNRNANLVEVLDGLTPSDTVIVKGSGFVKDGDYVRVGVAN
- a CDS encoding TetR/AcrR family transcriptional regulator, yielding MNKSAQLAAPKRAPGRPKDDSLAARRQEEILEVATRVFASEGYQNADLQEVADVLGVAKGTLYRYFPSKKELFLACVDHGRNRLGAQVMNSLTESDDPLQTIGAAIRAFFAFFDAHPELVELIIQERAEFRDRNKHTYFFQCEKSEDDPWEALISEPIRAGRMRSVPVKRVTDVLSNLVYGTMFSNYFTGRHESLEAQTDDILDVVFNGLLIDRNGDLRNGI
- a CDS encoding efflux RND transporter permease subunit, whose protein sequence is MSSWNLSTWSIKNPVPTIVLFLVLTVMGAVAFVGLGIDENPNIDVPIASVTVTQLGAAPTELETQVTRKIEDAVAGIGNIKHITSIVSDGSSTTSIEFVLGTNTDRAVNDVRDAVAKIRQNLPQQINEPIIQRLDWVGGPFVTYTIAADNMNAGQLSWLIDNDVSRALLSVSGVGQVQRSGGVEREIQVNLDPTRLQAVGITADLVNMQIRALNIDLPGGRGKVGSAEQSIRTLGSAMTVQQLGAMEIVLPNGKHARLDTLGQVTDGTSEVRQMALLNGKPVVAFSVVRSTGSNIVDVERGVDKKISELEKSIPGVKFTKIRSNGKYVEESYHASLDSLVLGALLAVIVIWLFLRDWRATFISGLAIPLSIIPTFAVMQWANFTLNGMSMLGLALVIGILVDDAIVEIENIVRHLKMGKPPFTAAIEAAEEIGMAVIATTMTIVVVFVPVAFMGGIPGQFFKQFGLTVTVAVLFSLLVARMITPMMAAYMMKDGHDETRAGSSKMTRFYDRMLLWALRHRVITVAGAIVLFVFSIVLFRSMPTSLISNVDRGELILNVELAPGSEIAETRAASEKLTAIINKHPEVKKVVAFIGTPSSTRGGGISGGGVVNTSTLYITLVDKTKRKISQQAFEDLLRSEITSVAGVRLTFSRAGGMGGKPVRVALTSQDPIVLNQTAEAIKDQMRTVPGLSDVTTSAALLRPEILVHPDFDKAAAQGVSVQSIARTALIATLGDSDANLAKFNLSDRQINIRVQLDPRYRNDLQTIGHLQVLGTGNRLLPLNSVARIEFGTGPFQVDRFDRQRQVTLESSLDANVTLGEALKKVHELPAFKGMPESVKEQPLGDAEIQRDVFAGFGTAIGAAILLIYAVLIVLFGGFLHPLVIMMSLPLSLCGALMGLVLFNQSVGLYALIGITMLMGLVTKNAILLVEYALMEIKKGVPRQQAIIRAGETRMRPILMTTIAMIAGMLPIAMGIGAGSEARAPMAISVIGGLITSTLLTLVVIPVVFTYVDDFQKWLLHLFNRSEASPVDAAKSSDTVGSTRH